From Rutidosis leptorrhynchoides isolate AG116_Rl617_1_P2 unplaced genomic scaffold, CSIRO_AGI_Rlap_v1 contig21, whole genome shotgun sequence, a single genomic window includes:
- the LOC139881911 gene encoding uncharacterized protein produces MENLLEVLNPEDNRGYWDLVWSKTGSTGTTGTFDKFKGTSFQVIVENEDQVEISFVRTWDSSLEGSFASLNLDKRFIMLRNSSGFYSYAIFEHLKEWPPFNLPQVRIVFKLRKDKFHYMTVSDNRQRFMPLPEDRLPDRGRPLILPEAVLLVDPIEPEFKGEVDDKYQYSSENKDLKVHGWISSTDQPVGFWQITPSSEFRSGGPLKQNLTSHVGPVNLAMFLSAHYAGEDLVLKLGPDEPWKKVFGPVFMYLNSVSDNNQTEMLWEDAKMQWSKEVESWPYNFPASEDFPKSDQRGNVSGTLKVNDRFSLMLLLFRFVSSESIPAIDAYVGLASPGEAGSWQRENKGYQFWARADANGSFSITNIRPGPYNLYAFVPGFIGDYRNDDVITIAPGCDIDLGEFTFKPPRDGPTLWEIGIPDRTASEFYIPDPDPKYINKLFVNHPDKYRQYGLWDRYSDLYPDGDLVYTVGVSDYSEDWFFAQVNRKVGDDMYEATTWQIKFQLEYPDQNGTYKLRIALATANSAELQVRINNPSVTDDPLFTTGQIGFDNTIGRHGIHGLYRLYGVEIPGKMLDDGENTIFLTQAISTSALQGVMYDYIRLEGPSTTPASKIN; encoded by the exons ATGGAAAATCTGCTTGAAGTCTTAAATCCTGAAGACAATAGAGG TTACTGGGATCTTGTTTGGAGTAAAACTGGAAGCACCGGCACAACTGGAACTTTTGATAA GTTCAAAGGAACAAGTTTCCAGGTTATAGTTGAAAATGAAGACCAAGTAGAGATCTCATTCGTGCGAACATGGGATTCCTCCCTTGAAGGCAGCTTTGCTTCACTAAATTTAGACAAAAG GTTCATAATGCTTAGGAATTCATCAGGATTCTATTCCTATGCAATTTTTGAGCATTTGAAGGAATGGCCTCCTTTCAATCTTCCACAAGTCAGAATAGTCTTTAAGCTTAGAAAAGACAA GTTCCATTACATGACTGTATCGGACAATAGGCAGAGGTTCATGCCCCTACCAGAAGATAGGTTACCAGACAGAGGCCGTCCTCTAATACTTCCAGAGGCAGTCCTACTTGTTGATCCCATAGAGCCTGAATTTAAAGGAgag GTGGATGATAAATACCAATATTCATCTGAGAACAAAGATCTTAAAGTTCATGGTTGGATATCCTCCACCGATCAACCTGTAGGATTCTGGCAGATCACACCGAGCAGCGAATTCCGATCAGGTGGACCCCTCAAACAGAACCTTACCTCCCATGTGGGCCCTGTAAATCTAGCC ATGTTTCTTAGCGCTCATTATGCCGGGGAGGATCTGGTGCTGAAACTTGGACCTGATGAGCCATGGAAGAAAGTATTTGGACCAGTTTTCATGTACCTTAATTCAGTATCGGATAATAATCAGACAGAGATGTTATGGGAGGATGCTAAAATGCAG TGGTCAAAAGAAGTGGAATCCTGGCCCTATAATTTCCCAGCTTCTGAAGATTTCCCTAAGTCAGATCAGAGGGGTAACGTGTCTGGCACGTTGAAAGTCAATGATAG ATTTTCCTTAATGTTATTGTTGTTTCGTTTTGTAAGCTCTGAGAGTATTCCTGCAATTGATGCTTATGTGGGCCTGGCTTCACCAGGGGAAGCTGGATCATGGCAGAGAGAAAACAAG GGTTACCAATTCTGGGCCAGAGCTGATGCAAACGGCTCTTTCTCGATTACTAATATCCGGCCAGGACCTTACAATCTTTACGCATTCGTGCCAGGATTTATTGGAGATTACAGAAACGACGACGTCATCACGATAGCTCCAG GATGTGACATTGATTTGGGTGAATTTACATTCAAGCCACCAAGAGATGGCCCTACATTGTGGGAAATAGGAATTCCTGATCGCACGGCTTCAGAATTCTATATTCCTGATCCTGATCCTAAGTACATCAATAAACTGTTTGTTAATCATCCGGACAAGTATAGACAATATGGGTTATGGGACAGATATTCAGATTTGTATCCTGACGGAGATTTAGTTTACACGGTTGGCGTTAGTGATTATAGCGAAGACTGGTTCTTTGCACAAGTTAACAG AAAAGTAGGAGATGACATGTATGAAGCAACCACGTGGCAAATCAAGTTCCAACTTGAATATCCTGATCAAAATGGAACTTATAAATTGAGAATTGCCCTAGCAACTGCAAATTCAGCTGAACTACAA GTTCGTATAAACAATCCATCAGTTACCGATGATCCTCTGTTTACAACTGGACAAATTGGATTTGATAATACGATCGGCCGGCATGGAATTCACGGACTCTATAGACTCTATGGCGTAGAAATTCCGGGAAAAATGTTAGATGATGGGGAGAATACAATATTCCTAACACAAGCAATAAGCACTAGCGCTCTTCAAGGCGTCATGTACGACTACATTCGACTAGAAGGGCCCTCTACTACACCTGCTTCCAAAATAAACTAA
- the LOC139881912 gene encoding volkensin-like: MLTALMFAVKVVDSAAVYWSSLLTTSTPLTVVVGGVHRTCVARQISSSWLFRHRFATQAVCLNRNCSQVAVAAAKWDLLRGSIVNPSSSLVMALHYWGHGGAISTGSRTRSAYEGFSPTLVPMFRRVVIVGLNDLCLYTNGVSGVWLVNCDASQPDQRWIIIGDGTLRSEKNIKKCIGSPRGVIEVAHTHCYRADDRWAFDNNGAIKNFDNRVMEVQKSNPSIRKIISSPYTGSPNQIWYTVPFPDILIP; this comes from the exons ATGCTAACGGCTTTGATGTTTGCTGTAAAAGTAGTTGATTCAGCTGCTGTCTACTGGTCTTCACTCTTGACTACTTCTACACCATTAACAGTGGTAGTAGGAGGTGTCCACAGAACCTGCGTAGCGCGCCAGATATCTTCATCCTGGCTTTTCAG ACACAGGTTTGCGACACAGGCAGTTTGCCTCAACAGAAACTGTAGCCAAGTTGCTGTTGCTGCAGCCAAGTGGGATCTACTGAGAGGAAGCATCGTAAATCCCTCGTCCAGTTTAGTTATGGCCCTCCATTATTGGGGGCACGGTGGAGCTATATCAACTGGGAGTCGAACTAGATCCGCTTATGAAGGGTTTTCTCCTACCCTAGTCCCTATGTTCCGTAGAGTGGTCATTGTGGGACTTAACGATCTATGTTTGTACACAAATGGAGTATCTGGGGTGTGGTTAGTCAACTGTGATGCTTCACAACCAGATCAAAGATGGATTATCATTGGAGATGGCACATTACGCTCTGAAAAAAACATAAAGAAATGCATTGGGAGTCCCCGGGGAGTAATTGAAGTTGCCCACACACATTGTTATCGGGCTGATGACCGCTGGGCATTTGACAATAATGGCGCCATTAAGAATTTTGACAATAGGGTAATGGAAGTTCAGAAATCTAATCCTAGCATAAGGAAAATAATCTCAAGCCCATACACGGGAAGTCCTAACCAAATTTGGTATACCGTACCATTCCCAGATATTCTAATCCCCTAA
- the LOC139881918 gene encoding LOW QUALITY PROTEIN: immune-associated nucleotide-binding protein 9-like (The sequence of the model RefSeq protein was modified relative to this genomic sequence to represent the inferred CDS: deleted 2 bases in 2 codons) yields MGGSTMDDDWEFALPSTDARTLVLVGRTGNGKSATGNSILGRRAFKSMACQSAITSTCEMQKTVFDDGQTVNVIDTPGLFEFSESEVFGREIVKCIDLAKDGIHAVLVVFSLRTRFSQEEAAALHSLQTLFGSKIIDYMIVVFTGGDELEDNDQTFEEYLAHGCPTLLKETLALCGNRRVVFDNKSKDKAKKAEQVQQLLSLVNMVISENGGMPYRDELFTELKKGAMKLQDQKSHVDSLRGYSKSDIDKLKKDVEKSYDEQLKRITEMIESKLRETADRLQSQLAEEQAARLKAEVIAQEAQTKSNDEIRKLRENLERAQRETAELRKQAESGKCTIL; encoded by the exons ATGGGTGGAAGTACAATGGATGATGATTGGGAGTTTGCATTGCCATCAACTGATGCTAGGACGCTGGTTTTAGTAGGCCGAACTGGGAATGGAAAGAGTGCAACTGGAAATAGCATTCTCGGAAGAAGAGCATTCAAGTCAATGGCTTGTCAATCTGCAATTACCAGCACTTGTGAGATGCAAAAAACTGTTTTTGATGATGGTCAGACGGTAAATGTCATCGATACTCCTG GACTGTTTGAATTTTCCGAATCAGAGGTTTTCGGCAGAGAAATTGTCAAATGCATTGATTTGGCCAAGGACGGGATTCATGCAGTCCTTGTAGTTTTCTCTCTGCGTACTCGTTTTTCGCAAGAGGAAGCGGCTGCACTTCATAGCTTGCAGACATTGTTTGGAAGCAAAATTATT GACTATATGATTGTAGTCTTCACTGGaggggatgaactcgaggacaacgATCAGACTTTCGAAGAATATTTGGCTCATGGCTGCCCAACTCTCTTAAAG GAAACACTTGCTCTTTGCGGAAATCGTAGAGTGGTTTTTGATAACAAGTCAAAAGATAAAGCCAAGAAAGCTGAGCAAGTCCAGCAGCTTCTCTCTCTTGTAAACATGGTTATTTCAGAAAATGGTGGAATGCCATATAGGGATGAGTTATTTACTGAATTGAAG AAAGGGGCTATGAAACTTCAAGATCAA AAATCACATGTTGATTCTCTAAGAGGGTATTCTAAGAGCGATATAGACAAGTTGAAGAAGGATGTGGAAAAGTCTTATGATGAGCAACTGAAAAGAATTACAGAGATG ATCGAGTCGAAGCTCAGGGAGACAGCTGATCGACTTCAAAGTCAGTTGGCAGAGGAACAAGCTGCACGACTCAAGGCAGAAGTGATTGCACAAGAAGCCCAAACGAAATCAAATGATGAGATTCGCAAGCTTAGGGAGAATCTTGAAAGAGCTCAGAGAGAGACTGCTGAGTTGCGTAAACAAGCTGAAAGTGGTAAATGCACCATCCTCTGA